In Megalobrama amblycephala isolate DHTTF-2021 linkage group LG9, ASM1881202v1, whole genome shotgun sequence, the sequence ctaataatgttatttatctTAACAGTTACATAACTTATACAAAACgttaatgaaaattaaatgtaatattccCTGTTGGCTGGATTAAAGCTTATTATTAACATATTACCTCTACATGCATTCTGGAAATGGAACCAGTGACTATGGCATTGCTGCTAatcattcaatcaatcaatctatcaatctatctatacacacaaacttttatttttctcaCAGAATGGCCTTCAATACAACTCTTCTTATGCGCTCTCAGTCGGACGTCTCAACCCACTATGAGAAAACTACTGTGGATATTGATGCCATTATGGATAATATTACCATTATCCTCTACACCATTACCATTGTCTTTGGCATAACCGGGAACTCTGTGGTGATCTGGATGGCTGGTATCCGTCTGAAGCCCAACGTCACTAACATTTGGTTGGTCAATCTGGCTGTAGCTGACCTGATCTTCTGCCTGACGCGAGTCACTTCACTCATCAAAAAACTTTTCTATGACCACTGGCCTTTTGGGGTCTTTCTCTGCAAGTTCAATGGCTTCTTCAAGTACGCCAACATGTTCTGCAGTGTTTTTCTTCTGGCTGTCATCAGTGTGGATCGAGCACTCTGCGTCTGGTGCCCACTGTTCACCAGGAAACGACGGACGTTATGTGCCGCTCGTGTGGTCAGTGTGGGAGTTTGGATTTTGGCCGTGATCTTTAGTTCACCATACTTTGTGTACCGCCAGGTCTACCTTGGTGACAACAACTTGAGCAAGTGCTCACTGGAGGTCAGAACAACTTCTGTGTGAATCTCTAAATTGTTTCCAATTATCATCTCTAAACtacatattttgaataataaaaaagtcaCTTTCTAAGCAGACAAAATAGGTAAAAATATGAGGCTTAAAgaaataattcacccaaaaatataaattctgtcATATTTAATCACCATCATTCCAGGAACGTTTGACTTTATGTATTAATTTTGTTTCCGTATGACTTTGTTTCACATCTGAACACTTtgggatgagtaaataatggcttgtggtgaactaaccctttaaatatgtaCTTCTTTTTAGCATAGTAAATGAGGATTAATTTATCAACATTCTGATTAATACTTTGTGCAGGTGAAAGAAGCATCAAAAGGTGACAACACAGCAAAGAATGCCTTGTACAGCATCCGCTTCTTGTGTGGATTCCTGTTGCCTTTCCTGGTCATCCTGTGCTGTTACATTCTAGCTGCTGCTGGGATACGCAGAACAAGGTTTTCTGGCAAATCAAGGCCTCTCCGGATTCTCGCTGCACTGGtctgtgccttttttttttgctggggACCCTACCACTGCCTACTGCTCGCCAAGATGGTGGACAAGAAGAGCCATGTAGTCAAAGTGGGTCTGCCCATTGCTAAGGGCTTTGCGTATTTCAACAGCTGCGTGAACCCGCTGCTGTACTTCTGCATGGGACTGAATATTAGGCAAAGCTTCAGACAAAGCCTATCAGGTATTTATCGCAGAGCATTTATGGAAGAAGGCCACACTGTGCAGTCCCAGGAAGGCACTGCTGAAGAAAGCTGTAATTCCATTCCAAAGTCTACAGGGTTCGTTCGAGATAGACATAAGGGCATTAGTAAAGTTTAAAAGaattttattgtaatgttacatttgttttttttagcattGGTAGTCTAACTGATTGAATCAAAATGTGAcactggaccacaaaaccagtcataagggtacattttaaagctgaataaattgatgtatggtttgttaggataggactatatttggccaagatacaactatttgaaaatctgggtgcaaaaaaatctaaatactgagaaaatcgcctttaaagttgtccaaatgaagtctaAGCAAtacatatccactcacaaaaataattttttgatatatttacagtgggaaatttgcaaaaaaaaatctgatcttTACTTATATCCACAAATAGCACAGACCACAATTAGGATATATAtgtcctaatgatttttggcataaaagaaaaatcaatcattttgacccatatgTATTGTTGGCAATTGCTACAATTATACCTGTGCAACTTATGactgttttgtggtccaggatgACAAATGTGaaaaatcaagatttttttttttttgctgacaaTTATGCTCcatgatattgtaaaataatcTTTAGAATTTtataagagagaaaaaaaaaatcagtaagaGTAAAATCAATCATGTATATATGAAGTGTGATCTTGATAACTAGCTTTCATAATTTAATACTTTTGTAGGGAAATGCTTTTGTACATGATAAACTGTTTACATTTAGAAACAGTGTTTCACAAATCTGCTTCTGTGACCTCTTAGTGTTAACACGTAAGCCACTGTTTAGCAGATAATATATTTCCTCGCTCTAAAGCCTATGAATTGTGGTCAGGTTTCCTGAGAAAATCTCTTGATTTAGTGTTCGTGAAGTTCACTTCTGCCTTATGTATAAAAGTGCAAGAAACATAGACTTGTGTTCCTCTTTTCTGATCAAGACATCCTACTTACTTCAATGAATGAAATTTGATCATtctatttaacaatattatgCTGCATGATTTATCCATTGTTGATTGTTTCTTAGGCATTAACTAATTTGTTAAATCTAAATGCAGCAAAACCACATTATCTTTTTGATATTCAAACCAACACAAATGAAGCGCTTCTCTTCACCTGTTGTGTTAATAAGCAGGCTCAAGGCTAATTTAACTCTTTTTTTGCAGCTTGCTAGCCTAATTTTGGAAGGAAGCAAATGACGTTTGTATCATTTCAATATATCCATTCTGATTAGTCAGTTTAGAAATGATCGCATTTTGTGCAAAACGTGCATTTGTAAAACTTTCCTACCacagaaaaaaatcttttacattatatgcatttGAATTATTCACATTAGTAGATCAATTGAATAAAacaattctaattttatttgttaGCTTCGTTTAAAGGTTCAGTGTCTAATATTTAGACtactgacagaaatgcaatataatatacataactatgtttttagtggtgtataaagacctcaCATAATGAAccataatgtttttattaccttagaatgagccatttctatctacatacacctcgggtccccttacatcaaagtcgctattttgcgccgccatgtttctacagtagccatAAACGGACAAATTGctcattgcttgactggctactaaAATGTGCACAGCTTAGCCTCCCTATATTATCTTCTCCGATATAGACCCACATTATCATGATTtttgaaaacagtgatgtcatgcacatgcgtattactatccacaagtttcctacgccccatgagaCCTTGCGTCAAAAGTGGGAGCGTCTTCCGGTTTGAAGTAAACAAGCGGGACATGatacactcattcattcaactgtTGACAGTCATTCAAGATTTAGCGATCGAAACTCGCTGAAGTTTGGCctttacttaaagatttaagattccagcatcaatatttgaacaatgcgttttacaataaaaactgttacagtaacagtaatttgtcaggagtgcacatcaatcatgctgaatcaaactgatatttatattcaCATAAAAAGTGAACACATACCTATTCAGTTGCGtctgcttccatttatttacgATCACAAGAATGGACAAAACAACTCCAATAGGCTTTTTAAATACAAAAGCTTAAACATTTATAAGTATATTGATAAAATATCATTTGTTtacatcacttttctgagcatttctattAATTTTCCTCGTAGTTATGCGATGATTGCAATCCAAGGTTTGAGCGATCTCTCCTGTCTCAATACAGTCTGTTATCCTTtcggttaaagggttagttcacccaaaaatgaaaattctgtcatttattactcaccctcaatattcagaacacaaattaagatattttagttgaaatctgatggctccacgaggccttcatagggagcaatggacacttcctctcacaagatccataaaggtactaaaaacatatttaaatcggttcatgtgagtacagtggttcaatattaatattataaagcgacaagaatatttttggagcgccaaaaaaactaaataacgacttatttagtgatgggcgatttcaaaacactgcttcatgaagcatcggagcataaatgaatcagtgtatcgaatcatgattcggatcgcgtgtcaaactgccaacggctgaaatcacgtgactttggtgctccgaacagcagattcgacacactgattcatctgtgctccaatgcttcctgaagcagtgttttgaaatcggccatcactaaataagtcgttatttagtttttttggcgcgccaaaaatattctcgtcgctttataatattaatattgaaccactgtactcacatgaaccgatgtaaatatgtttttagtacattaatgacTAGTGCCTATGGTTAGGTCAAGAATGGGCTGTGAAACATcaaggctatatatatatggcatgTTGATTAACAGTGATGTCTCTTTGATGGTTACATTAGTGCATGCTGGTGCTGTTGCTTAACTGTAAAGACTAGGTGTTAGTCTattcaatatttcaattaaattgtaattacaaaaaataatattttttttaggtacTACAAAGATAATCTTtcagttgtttatttaaatgttttgagtaggCTAATCTGAATTTATTGGGTTTTACAACCACTGcatcaaaataattgaaaaataataaacattatatatggTAAACAATAGTTTTAAGTACAGTGgacttaaacattaaataaaactaaaattttaaaatttcagtttgATTTAATTGGTATTTATAATTATTCTTAACTTAAAAGATTTTAGttgcttaatttttttgaggTAATCAGTGTCTACAATAATTTTGAGTACTCTGAACTTATCGAGGTTCATACatggatcgttttgacaacgttggCATCTGTACACAAAAATTTTCAAACatgcaaaagaaaaacttttccatATTTAGTAcatcatttttgtgtaaacttaccatttgatatatttttcaaaagagTAATAACCATAGAAGTGTCACTTTGTTGGTCATCCTGTGTGCTGTAAAATGACAGATCTTTTTATAGTATAGAAAATAAAGCATGCCTATATTGGTGCCCTCTTTTTTTAGTCTCTTGCCACTTCCTCTACTACACCAATGAAACATGCAGAGCTCATTTTCTGCAACTGCACTGCTGTggatttttctttatttctcttTTCCTACCTGAATGACCTGAGTGTAGGTTGTGACTGTAGTGTGATTTTAGTCtaattttctttcaaattttGTCGCATAAAAGGTTTCGTTTATTGGGTGGCAAAACCATTTTAAAGATGTCAGCCAGTTTCTACTGGTGGTTGAAAACCTAAAAGTAAACAATAATCAACATTGTTTCTCCAAAGAGTTTCATAATGACAACACAACTTATTGAGCTGAACTTGCAGTAGAGTAGCTGAAGTTTCAGTTTAACAAGCAGCAATGCTTACTCAATGTTGGCACTGATCTTAAggaaataaaaaagtgattttttttttttttaaattggctTCTGAGAATAAAAACTGTTaatctcaaaaaataaaattggctTCTGAGAAAGtagttttttctttgaaaaaaaaaagtgtagaaGTGAAAGTGTCTGTAAGAATTAAGCAAGGAGTCTTCATTTCCATTCCCATTTTCACATTGCATATTCACtgcttttaataaaatgttgataTCAAACTGTATCAGAAACATCTTTCTacaattgttttttgttatgATAGATAACAGTACAGCAGTGGTTTTCAACTGGTGAGTTGTGGCAGGAAAATGGgtcactgatttttttttttttttgcaattgaaccacattgaaaaacaatgcaaaatgcAAGTAGGCCTAATAAGTTATTATTTACAGAATTATATTACAGAACCAGTTTACACCAGCTTTTGTGgcttaaataaaacattcattacaacaacaaaaattattattatttttttaatctctgGAGATGTTTACATGTTATAGGGGAGCTGTCAGAAGAGGTGAACAGAGAACTCAAATGCTGAGGGTTAAAGGtgatacagaggatcttttcgtcgactgagaaactaaagactgttagtgagtttttgaaatgagcgcacacgtaagaacaaccccctttCCTTCACAGCTCgtttcaagggaacgcctcccaaaactcgtgcatgagtattggaacatgagtgtttaccaccggcattcgccgtgtcgtgttagtggattcattatgtcggactcaccgcaggtaactcataatctgcagttgttactcctgtctcctgacaaaaacactgcatgcggcgcctgtggagtgtggaaagttactggagcgcgcagccgcgctcgtctctcacaaggatcgtcacggcagtgattgacaagccagagggccaatcgtttacgcgatgatcgcgtaaatgattggctgatgtttttaaggccctacctcgtgcacagatgatgtatattaatattattcctttcagtgaacctaataaatagtcttttatcagttagtaaagacagtttcaagtaatattgcaaaaatgtataaaacaaaacatcctctttagcacctttaatgaaacaGAGTTTATTTGAACACTTTGGGTGGAAACAACCTCCAAAATGAAGTGACACATAAcaaaatatgtgaccctggaccacaaaaccagccaTAAGTCACACGGGTACATTAGTATttgccaacaatacattgtatgggtcaaaattatagaaaatcattaggatgattaggatattaagtaaagatcatgttccatgaagacattttgtaaatttcctactgtaaatatataaaaaaatggcCAAATCTATCTTGGCCAAATATTGTcttatcctaacaaaccatacatcaatggaaagcttatttattcagctttcagatgatgtataaatctcaattcaaaaaattgactttggctggttttgtggtccagggtcacatatgcaTATGAGCTCCAGAGCTGTCCGTACAGCCACCAGCGGACACACAGGCTGTGGAGACCACCCAAAATGCAGAGCCCAACTGACGGGGAATGAGATGAGACTGAGAACAGCGAGAGAACGACCAGCTGTGTAACTCCTCGTCTAAGCATCCTAGGCTGGGAACAGCAGCAAAAAGAGGTAGGCTAAAACACAAATAACACACAGAACAGTTCCAAGAACACATGAGATGAAACACGAATGATCTACTGACAACAAGCGGCAGACAAAGCAGAATAAGTGTTGTGGGAACCGCTCTAACAAAAATGAACTGTACTGAAAATTTCCAACCAAATGAACTAATTCATCAGGGGAAACCTAGAGTTCATATGGTCAATCTGATTACTCAAGGTTTGCAAAAAGAACAAGATGAAATCAAGAAGAAACaagaggaggaagagaagaAGAACCACGAAAGTGGAAGGAATGAAGATGGATCCGAAGGCCAAGGAAATGCTTAAATTATTGAGACAACAGCAAAGAATTAATTTGAGATTGATCATGCTTATTAAACAATCATGTATGTTGAATACTTTTATGTGTGACTTGGAACAGATTACAAACGAGGTTGAGGCTTTGAATATAAAAGCTTCAGCGCCAGTTGAGTCTGAGTATTATAGTTAAAGGCCAAAGAGGTCAACATTTAGAATGGcaaatatgtatttttgtttcttctacattttcttatttttcttaGAAGTGATAAGCAGAGCTAACGACAGTGTATGCTTTAGTTGCAGAAAGGGGAAGTATTAAGACGAACTATTGCAAGGCTAACGTATGTTTTTACCACAAGTTGATcgaaatgtgtatttttaatacAAGCTATATGCCTCTTTGCAGAACTAGAAGGTTTAATATGAAAGTCGTTGAGTTTAAGTTAGAAAATGTGTTAAGACGTGCTGCACGTGTGTAACCCGTAGATGACCTCTGTATCTTGTACTCTAACAAACAAGGAGATGTTTTTGAGTCAGGAAGGTTTAGACTATATATTGGAAGTTGTACAACAGAAGATTGCCACACCCCGGGTGAAGACTTTACTCGCTTTTGTGttctttgtaattttttatttctgtatcTTGTTATTAAACCGAAGCCATTGTATCTGGCGATTCGTAAACTTTTCTAAACAAGACTCAGAGTGAAATTACTTTTTACATAAGACTATTATCTGAACCTGTAATTACTTTACTCCATCGAGCCTCAAGAGCACCGGACCCTGACTGAGCTGGTGCGGACTCCACCTTGAAATCACTGATCTTCATACAACGCTTTCAATCCTTGGTAAGTCCAAATCTTTTCATGAAGTTAAGGATTGTAGAAATGTGTGTATGATTAGTTGGAGGTTGGGGGGgataataaatacaacataagtCAAACGGGAACAAAGACAGGTGAGGACAATCAGCTCGTGATCCGCATGCACCTCCGCTGCAAAGTCAGCACTCATTGCCCAGGCCACGAGCTGCAGAAAAAGACAGACAACAGGGGAAGGCGATGATGCACCCTGAACCATGACAGGAGCTTTACACAACCGTTTGAAGCTATTTGGATGGCACAGGGTGGAGGGTGACGTCACTGCCCGAAAT encodes:
- the LOC125275302 gene encoding C3a anaphylatoxin chemotactic receptor-like, translated to MAFNTTLLMRSQSDVSTHYEKTTVDIDAIMDNITIILYTITIVFGITGNSVVIWMAGIRLKPNVTNIWLVNLAVADLIFCLTRVTSLIKKLFYDHWPFGVFLCKFNGFFKYANMFCSVFLLAVISVDRALCVWCPLFTRKRRTLCAARVVSVGVWILAVIFSSPYFVYRQVYLGDNNLSKCSLEVKEASKGDNTAKNALYSIRFLCGFLLPFLVILCCYILAAAGIRRTRFSGKSRPLRILAALVCAFFFCWGPYHCLLLAKMVDKKSHVVKVGLPIAKGFAYFNSCVNPLLYFCMGLNIRQSFRQSLSGIYRRAFMEEGHTVQSQEGTAEESCNSIPKSTGFVRDRHKGISKV